In Siniperca chuatsi isolate FFG_IHB_CAS linkage group LG20, ASM2008510v1, whole genome shotgun sequence, the following proteins share a genomic window:
- the scn4aa gene encoding sodium channel protein type 4 subunit alpha A isoform X2, with amino-acid sequence MLFFVVIIFLGSFYLINLILAVVAMAYDEQNQATQREAIEKEEEFQRLLEQLKNQEQAQALGSRATLTSKKSLSHHTISEFADDERSLEHDEIIKDCNGRLIPRLMIRSPTMVKSTADYELGEKSLSSEHSMLHLDEPGLTQRSASAMTVLTAVLEELEDAQRPCPPGWYKFADMFLKWDCCVHWVVFKKWVHFVVMDPFVDLAITICIVLNTLFMAMEHYPMTPEFDYMLSVGNLVFTGIFTAEMFFKLIAMDPYYYFQVGWNIFDSIIVTLSLVELGLANVQGLSVLRSFRLLRVFKLAKSWPTLNMLIKIIGNSVGALGNLTLVLAIIVFIFAVVGMQLFGKSYKDCVCKISLDCELPRWHMNDFFHSFLIVFRILCGEWIETMWDCMEVAGAGMCLLVFMMVMVIGNLVVLNLFLALLLSSFSGDNLSAGDDDGEMNNLQIAIGRITRGIDWFKAFIIRTVLHILGRKPEEPEEGPMDDEDPKTEGIEMNHLDTSQNFIMADGISNCLVEGRPSGFIVDGEVSLNVPIAQGESDFENLGEDDEDDADIANDSEISDERNNQHYLENFEDEISSPMLGNVKLMGALNDGDSSVCSTVDYQPPEPEPTEVEIEEPDPVEPEACFTDNCVKRWPCLTVDITQGKGKKWWNLRRACFTIVEHDWFETFIIFMILLSSGALAFEDIYIERRRTIKIILEFADKVFTYVFIIEMVLKWVAYGFKTYFTNAWCWLDFFIVDISLISLVANWMGYSDLGPIKSLRTLRALRPLRALSRFEGMRVVVNALVGAIPSIFNVLLVCLIFWLIFSIMGVNLFAGKFYRCINTTTEELFPMTEVNNRSDCMAIKEATQEARWVNVKVNYDNVGQGYLSLLQVATFKGWMDIMYAAVDSREVEEQPSYEINLYMYIYFVIFIIFGSFFTLNLFIGVIIDNFNQQKKKFGDKDIFMTEEQKKYYEAMKKLGSKKPQKPIPRPTNLIQGMVFDFISQQFFDIFIMVLICLNMVTMMVETDNQSAEKEDFLFKVNLAFIIVFTGECVLKLFALRQYFFTNGWNIFDFVVVILSIAGTMLSDIIEKYFVSPTLFRVIRLARIGRILRLIKGAKGIRTLLFALMMSLPALFNIGLLLFLIMFIFSIFGMSNFAYVKKEAGIDDIFNFETFGGSIICLFEITTSAGWDGLLLPMLNKEYPDCDPDFENPGTGVKGNCGNPGMSMIFFCSYIIISFLVVVNMYIAIILENFNVAQEESGDALCEEDFEMFNETWEKFDLDGTQFIEYSRLSDFCDALQEPLRVAKPNLLRLIEMDLPLVIGDRIHCLDVLLAVTQMVLGDSVEMVAMRESIEAKFILNNPTSDSFAPITTTVRHKEEQRAAVVIQRAYRNHLLKRCIRHAAFIHCCKRKGRKDEGEDPPEKEGMLARRMGVLYGSNVDVAEEMEQAALETLASHQSPNSEILSHYTGAQCGPEPLEPNIMVVPVEITNEVLLHSAPNQHFLTLLQANLRESIV; translated from the exons ATgctgttctttgtggtgattatCTTTCTGGGCTCCTTCTACCTCATCAACCTCATCCTGGCTGTGGTAGCCATGGCTTATGATGAACAGAATCAGGCAACTCAGCGAGAGGCCatagagaaagaggaggagttCCAGCGGCTACTAGAGCAACTCAAGAATCAGGAACAG GCTCAAGCTCTTGGGAGCCGAGCCACTCTAACCAGTAAGAAGTCGCTCAGTCATCACACCATATCTGAGTTCGCAGATGATGAACGGAGCCTTGAACATGATGAAATTATCAAGGATTGTAATGGGAGACTCATTCCCCGTCTGATGATCAGATCGCCCACCATGGTCAAG TCTACTGCAGATTATGAACTCGGAGAGAAGTCATTAAGCTCTGAGCACAGCATGCTTCATCTGGATGAACCAGGCCTGACACAGAGATCTGCTAGTGCCATGACTGTGCTCACTGCTGTATTGGAAG AGTTAGAGGATGCTCAGAGGCCGTGCCCACCTGGCTGGTACAAGTTTGCCGACATGTTCCTGAAGTGGGACTGCTGCGTGCACTGGGTGGTCTTTAAAAAGTGGGTGCACTTTGTGGTGATGGACCCTTTTGTTGACTTGGCCATCACCATCTGCATTGTGCTCAACACCCTCTTCATGGCCATGGAGCACTACCCCATGACCCCAGAGTTTGACTACATGCTCTCAGTGGGGAATCTG GTTTTCACTGGAATCTTCACAGCGGAAATGTTCTTCAAGCTTATCGCCATGGATCCCTACTACTACTTTCAAGTTGGCTGGAACATTTTCGACAGCATCATCGTCACTCTCAGTCTGGTGGAGTTGGGGCTGGCAAATGTCCAGGGGCTGTCTGTCCTTAGGTCCTTCCGTCTG CTTCGTGTTTTCAAACTAGCCAAGTCCTGGCCCACGCTCAACATGCTGATCAAGATTATTGGTAACTCAGTAGGAGCTTTAGGAAACCTGACTTTGGTGCTGGCCATCATCGTCTTTATTTTCGCCGTGGTGGGTATGCAGCTCTTTGGCAAGAGCTATAAGGACTGCGTGTGCAAGATCTCCTTAGACTGCGAGCTGCCACGCTGGCACATGAATGACTTCTTCCACTCGTTCCTCATCGTGTTCCGCATCCTGTGCGGGGAGTGGATCGAGACCATGTGGGACTGCATGGAGGTGGCCGGAGCTGGGATGTGTTTACTTGTCTTCATGATGGTCATGGTCATTGGAAATCTAGTG GTGTTGAACCTCTTCCTGGCCTTGCTGCTCAGCTCATTCAGTGGAGACAACCTCTCAGCAGGGGACGACGACGGAGAGATGAACAATCTCCAGATTGCCATTGGCAGGATCACACGGGGCATTGACTGGTTCAAAGCGTTCATCATTCGAACGGTCCTGCACATTCTTGGCAGAAAGCCCGAGGAACCTGAGGAGGGTCCGATGGACGACGAGGACCCTAAAACGGAGGGAATTGAAATGAATCACTTGGACACCAGCCAGAATTTCATAATGGCAGATGGGATATCTAATTGTTTGGTTGAAGGCCGGCCTTCTGGATTTATTGTGGATGGAGAGGTCAGCCTCAATGTGCCAATCGCCCAGGGAgagtcagactttgaaaacctgggcgaggatgatgaggatgatgcaGATATTGCTAATGACTCAGAGATTTCAGATGAGAGAAATAACCAACATTACTTG GAAAACTTTGAAGATGAAATTAGTAGTCCTATGCTGGGAAATGTCAAA CTGATGGGTGCTTTGAATGATGGGGATTCTTCAGTGTGTAGCACAGTGGACTATCAGCCACCTGAGCCTGAACCAACAGAAGTGGAAATTGAAGAGCCAGACCCCGTGGAGCCAGAGGCCTGCTTCACTGACA ACTGTGTGAAGCGCTGGCCGTGTCTGACTGTTGACATCACCCAAGGTAAAGGCAAGAAATGGTGGAACCTCCGTAGGGCTTGCTTCACTATTGTGGAGCATGACTGGTTTGAAACCTTTATAATCTTTATGATCCTCCTTAGCAGTGGAGCTCTG GCCTTTGAAGACATATACATAGAAAGACGCCGAACCATCAAAATTATTCTGGAGTTTGCTGACAAAGTTTTCACCTACGTCTTTATCATTGAGATGGTCCTTAAATGGGTCGCATATGGCTTCAAGACCTACTTCACCAACGCTTGGTGTTGGTTAGACTTTTTCATTGTAGAT ATTTCCCTGATTAGTTTAGTTGCCAACTGGATGGGCTACTCTGACCTTGGACCAATCAAATCCCTCAGAACTCTCAGGGCACTAAGGCCTCTGCGAGCACTGTCAAGATTCGAAGGGATGAGG GTGGTGGTGAATGCTCTTGTTGGAGCAATTCCCTCCATCTTCAATGTTCTGCTGGTGTGTCTGATCTTCTGGCTCATCTTCAGCATCATGGGAGTTAACCTGTTTGCTGGGAAGTTCTACCGCTGCATCAACACCACCACAGAGGAGCTTTTCCCCATGACTGAGGTCAACAACAGGAGCGACTGCATGGCCATCAAAGAAGCCACGCAGGAGGCCCGCTGGGTCAACGTCAAAGTCAACTATGACAACGTGGGACAAGGCTACCTGTCCCTACTTCAAGTG GCAACTTTTAAAGGCTGGATGGACATCATGTATGCTGCTGTTGACTCAAGAGAG GTAGAGGAGCAACCTTCTTATGAGATCAACCTCTATATGTACATAtactttgtcatttttatcaTCTTTGGCTCTTTCTTCACACTCAACCTCTTCATTGGTGTCATTATTGACAATTTCAaccaacaaaagaaaaag TTTGGAGATAAAGACATCTTCATGACTGAGGAACAGAAAAAGTACTACGAGGCCATGAAGAAACTTGGTTCCAAGAAGCCACAGAAGCCAATTCCACGTCCAACT AACCTAATCCAGGGAATGGTGTTTGACTTCATCAGTCAGCAGTTCTTTGACATCTTCATCATGGTGCTCATCTGCCTCAATATGGTGACCATGATGGTGGAGACAGACAACCAAAGTGCAGAGAAGGAAGATTTCCTCTTTAAAGTAAACTTGGCTTTCATTATTGTTTTCACCGGAGAGTGTGTGTTGAAGCTCTTTGCCCTGCGACAATACTTCTTCACTAATGGAtggaacatttttgattttgttgtggTCATCTTGTCCATAGCTG GTACAATGCTCTCAGACATAATCGAGAAGTACTTTGTGTCACCAACTCTGTTCAGAGTGATCAGACTGGCCAGAATAGGCAGGATTCTGCGTCTCATTAAAGGAGCTAAGGGCATTCGGACACTTCTCTTCGCCCtaatgatgtcacttcctgcccTATTCAATATTGGtctcctgctcttcctcattATGTTCATCTTCTCCATATTTGGCATGTCAAACTTTGCCTATGTCAAAAAGGAGGCTGGAATCGAtgatatatttaattttgaGACATTTGGTGGTAGCATTATCTGCTTGTTTGAGATTACAACATCAGCTGGCTGGGATGGGCTTTTACTTCCAATGCTGAACAAGGAGTATCCAGACTGTGATCCAGACTTCGAAAACCCAGGCACAGGTGTAAAGGGTAACTGTGGCAACCCGGGCATGAGCATGATCTTCTTTTGCAGCTACATCATCATCTCATTCTTAGTAGTGGTCAACATGTATATCGCCATCATCTTAGAGAACTTCAATGTGGCGCAGGAGGAGAGTGGTGATGCACTCTGTGAGGAAGACTTTGAGATGTTCAATGAGACTTGGGAGAAGTTTGACTTAGATGGAACTCAGTTCATTGAGTATAGCCGTCTCTCAGATTTTTGTGATGCCTTGCAGGAGCCATTGCGGGTTGCCAAGCCCAACCTGCTTCGCCTGATTGAAATGGACCTGCCCCTGGTCATTGGGGACAGGATCCACTGCCTGGATGTCTTGTTGGCCGTCACACAGATGGTCTTGGGAGACTCGGTGGAGATGGTGGCAATGCGGGAGAGCATTGAGGCTAAGTTCATCCTGAACAACCCCACCTCAGACTCCTTTGCACCGATTACCACAACGGTGCGCCACAAAGAAGAGCAGAGGGCTGCTGTAGTCATTCAGAGGGCTTACCGCAACCACCTACTGAAACGCTGCATACGCCACGCCGCTTTTATTCACTGCTGTAAGAGGAAGGGTAGAAAGGACGAAGGTGAAGATCCACCAGAAAAAGAAGGGATGCTCGCACGAAGGATGGGAGTGCTATATGGGAGCAATGTGGACGTTGCAGAGGAGATGGAGCAGGCTGCTTTAGAAACTCTAGCAAGCCATCAGTCTCCTAATTCCGAGATATTATCACATTACACAGGGGCCCAGTGTGGTCCAGAACCCCTTGAGCCAAATATCATGGTTGTACCTGTAGAAATTACTAATGAGGTTTTATTACATTCTGCCCCCAACCAACACTTCTTGACCCTACTACAGGCAAACCTTAGAGAGTCAATTGTataa
- the scn4aa gene encoding sodium channel protein type 4 subunit alpha A isoform X1 produces the protein MATLLPPPGTDAFRRFTQESLAEIERLTEERKKAAEVEGHEEEEPTAPHADLEAGKSLPMIYGDPPPELLNTPLEDLDPFYKAQKTFIVISKGNTIYRFNAEPACYILSPFSLVRRGAIKILIHSLFSMFIMITILSNCVFMTMSNPPAWSKTVEYVFTGIYTFEATVKVLSRGFCVGSFTFLRDPWNWLDFMVISMAYITEFVDLGNVSALRTFRVLRALKTITVIPGLKTIVAALIQSVKKMVDVMILTVFALAVFALVGLQLFMGNLRHKCVRWPIEINETAFEFFNTTTTFNDTVSFNNTMGVNDTTYSNSTFNFTEYIENTENHYYLEGSLDALLCGNSSDAGKCPEGYTCMKAGRNPNFGYTSFDSFGWAFLALFRLMTQDYWENLFQLILRAAGKTYMLFFVVIIFLGSFYLINLILAVVAMAYDEQNQATQREAIEKEEEFQRLLEQLKNQEQAQALGSRATLTSKKSLSHHTISEFADDERSLEHDEIIKDCNGRLIPRLMIRSPTMVKSTADYELGEKSLSSEHSMLHLDEPGLTQRSASAMTVLTAVLEELEDAQRPCPPGWYKFADMFLKWDCCVHWVVFKKWVHFVVMDPFVDLAITICIVLNTLFMAMEHYPMTPEFDYMLSVGNLVFTGIFTAEMFFKLIAMDPYYYFQVGWNIFDSIIVTLSLVELGLANVQGLSVLRSFRLLRVFKLAKSWPTLNMLIKIIGNSVGALGNLTLVLAIIVFIFAVVGMQLFGKSYKDCVCKISLDCELPRWHMNDFFHSFLIVFRILCGEWIETMWDCMEVAGAGMCLLVFMMVMVIGNLVVLNLFLALLLSSFSGDNLSAGDDDGEMNNLQIAIGRITRGIDWFKAFIIRTVLHILGRKPEEPEEGPMDDEDPKTEGIEMNHLDTSQNFIMADGISNCLVEGRPSGFIVDGEVSLNVPIAQGESDFENLGEDDEDDADIANDSEISDERNNQHYLENFEDEISSPMLGNVKLMGALNDGDSSVCSTVDYQPPEPEPTEVEIEEPDPVEPEACFTDNCVKRWPCLTVDITQGKGKKWWNLRRACFTIVEHDWFETFIIFMILLSSGALAFEDIYIERRRTIKIILEFADKVFTYVFIIEMVLKWVAYGFKTYFTNAWCWLDFFIVDISLISLVANWMGYSDLGPIKSLRTLRALRPLRALSRFEGMRVVVNALVGAIPSIFNVLLVCLIFWLIFSIMGVNLFAGKFYRCINTTTEELFPMTEVNNRSDCMAIKEATQEARWVNVKVNYDNVGQGYLSLLQVATFKGWMDIMYAAVDSREVEEQPSYEINLYMYIYFVIFIIFGSFFTLNLFIGVIIDNFNQQKKKFGDKDIFMTEEQKKYYEAMKKLGSKKPQKPIPRPTNLIQGMVFDFISQQFFDIFIMVLICLNMVTMMVETDNQSAEKEDFLFKVNLAFIIVFTGECVLKLFALRQYFFTNGWNIFDFVVVILSIAGTMLSDIIEKYFVSPTLFRVIRLARIGRILRLIKGAKGIRTLLFALMMSLPALFNIGLLLFLIMFIFSIFGMSNFAYVKKEAGIDDIFNFETFGGSIICLFEITTSAGWDGLLLPMLNKEYPDCDPDFENPGTGVKGNCGNPGMSMIFFCSYIIISFLVVVNMYIAIILENFNVAQEESGDALCEEDFEMFNETWEKFDLDGTQFIEYSRLSDFCDALQEPLRVAKPNLLRLIEMDLPLVIGDRIHCLDVLLAVTQMVLGDSVEMVAMRESIEAKFILNNPTSDSFAPITTTVRHKEEQRAAVVIQRAYRNHLLKRCIRHAAFIHCCKRKGRKDEGEDPPEKEGMLARRMGVLYGSNVDVAEEMEQAALETLASHQSPNSEILSHYTGAQCGPEPLEPNIMVVPVEITNEVLLHSAPNQHFLTLLQANLRESIV, from the exons ATGGCGACCCTGCTCCCTCCCCCAGGCACCGATGCGTTCCGCCGCTTCACCCAGGAATCGCTGGCGGAGATCGAGAGGCTCacggaggaaagaaaaaaggccGCAGAAGTAGAGGGCCATGAGGAGGAAGAGCCAACGGCCCCACACGCTGATCTGGAGGCGGGCAAGAGTCTGCCCATGATCTACGGAGACCCTCCACCAGAGCTGCTCAACACACCTCTGGAGGACCTGGACCCCTTCTACAAAGCACAGAAA acATTCATTGTGATCAGCAAAGGAAACACAATCTACAGGTTCAATGCTGAACCGGCTTGCTACATTCTGAGCCCCTTTAGTCTGGTTAGAAGAGGAGCCATCAAAATTCTCATACATTC attatttagCATGTTCATCATGATTACAATTCTATCGAATTGTGTATTCATGACGATGAGCAACCCACCAGCATGGAGTAAAACTGTTGA GTATGTTTTTACTGGTATCTATACCTTTGAGGCAACAGTCAAAGTGTTGTCTAGAGGTTTCTGTGTTGGATCTTTTACATTCCTTCGAGATCCATGGAATTGGCTGGATTTCATGGTGATCAGCATGGC ATACATCACTGAGTTTGTTGACCTTGGCAATGTGTCAGCCCTCAGGACATTTCGTGTACTTCGAGCCCTTAAAACAATTACTGTGATTCCtg GTTTGAAAACCATCGTGGCCGCTTTGATCCAGTCAGTGAAGAAAATGGTGGACGTCATGATTCTGACGGTCTTTGCTCTTGCTGTTTTTGCCCTTGTTGGGCTTCAACTTTTCATGGGAAATCTGCGTCACAAATGTGTGCGATGGCCCATCGAAATAAATGAAACtgcatttgaattttttaacaccaccaccacatttAATGACACAGTGTCCTTCAATAACACCATGGGTGTAAATGACACAACATATTCCAACAGTACTTTCAATTTCACTGAATATATTGAAAACACAG AGAATCACTATTATTTGGAAGGCAGTCTGGATGCTCTTCTTTGTGGAAACAGCTCTGATGCTGG AAAGTGCCCAGAAGGATACACATGCATGAAGGCTGGGAGGAACCCCAACTTTGGCTACACCAGTTTTGATTCTTTTGGCTGGGCCTTCCTGGCCCTCTTCAGACTCATGACCCAGGACTACTGGGAGAACCTTTTCCAGCTG ATCCTGCGGGCAGCTGGTAAGACATACATgctgttctttgtggtgattatCTTTCTGGGCTCCTTCTACCTCATCAACCTCATCCTGGCTGTGGTAGCCATGGCTTATGATGAACAGAATCAGGCAACTCAGCGAGAGGCCatagagaaagaggaggagttCCAGCGGCTACTAGAGCAACTCAAGAATCAGGAACAG GCTCAAGCTCTTGGGAGCCGAGCCACTCTAACCAGTAAGAAGTCGCTCAGTCATCACACCATATCTGAGTTCGCAGATGATGAACGGAGCCTTGAACATGATGAAATTATCAAGGATTGTAATGGGAGACTCATTCCCCGTCTGATGATCAGATCGCCCACCATGGTCAAG TCTACTGCAGATTATGAACTCGGAGAGAAGTCATTAAGCTCTGAGCACAGCATGCTTCATCTGGATGAACCAGGCCTGACACAGAGATCTGCTAGTGCCATGACTGTGCTCACTGCTGTATTGGAAG AGTTAGAGGATGCTCAGAGGCCGTGCCCACCTGGCTGGTACAAGTTTGCCGACATGTTCCTGAAGTGGGACTGCTGCGTGCACTGGGTGGTCTTTAAAAAGTGGGTGCACTTTGTGGTGATGGACCCTTTTGTTGACTTGGCCATCACCATCTGCATTGTGCTCAACACCCTCTTCATGGCCATGGAGCACTACCCCATGACCCCAGAGTTTGACTACATGCTCTCAGTGGGGAATCTG GTTTTCACTGGAATCTTCACAGCGGAAATGTTCTTCAAGCTTATCGCCATGGATCCCTACTACTACTTTCAAGTTGGCTGGAACATTTTCGACAGCATCATCGTCACTCTCAGTCTGGTGGAGTTGGGGCTGGCAAATGTCCAGGGGCTGTCTGTCCTTAGGTCCTTCCGTCTG CTTCGTGTTTTCAAACTAGCCAAGTCCTGGCCCACGCTCAACATGCTGATCAAGATTATTGGTAACTCAGTAGGAGCTTTAGGAAACCTGACTTTGGTGCTGGCCATCATCGTCTTTATTTTCGCCGTGGTGGGTATGCAGCTCTTTGGCAAGAGCTATAAGGACTGCGTGTGCAAGATCTCCTTAGACTGCGAGCTGCCACGCTGGCACATGAATGACTTCTTCCACTCGTTCCTCATCGTGTTCCGCATCCTGTGCGGGGAGTGGATCGAGACCATGTGGGACTGCATGGAGGTGGCCGGAGCTGGGATGTGTTTACTTGTCTTCATGATGGTCATGGTCATTGGAAATCTAGTG GTGTTGAACCTCTTCCTGGCCTTGCTGCTCAGCTCATTCAGTGGAGACAACCTCTCAGCAGGGGACGACGACGGAGAGATGAACAATCTCCAGATTGCCATTGGCAGGATCACACGGGGCATTGACTGGTTCAAAGCGTTCATCATTCGAACGGTCCTGCACATTCTTGGCAGAAAGCCCGAGGAACCTGAGGAGGGTCCGATGGACGACGAGGACCCTAAAACGGAGGGAATTGAAATGAATCACTTGGACACCAGCCAGAATTTCATAATGGCAGATGGGATATCTAATTGTTTGGTTGAAGGCCGGCCTTCTGGATTTATTGTGGATGGAGAGGTCAGCCTCAATGTGCCAATCGCCCAGGGAgagtcagactttgaaaacctgggcgaggatgatgaggatgatgcaGATATTGCTAATGACTCAGAGATTTCAGATGAGAGAAATAACCAACATTACTTG GAAAACTTTGAAGATGAAATTAGTAGTCCTATGCTGGGAAATGTCAAA CTGATGGGTGCTTTGAATGATGGGGATTCTTCAGTGTGTAGCACAGTGGACTATCAGCCACCTGAGCCTGAACCAACAGAAGTGGAAATTGAAGAGCCAGACCCCGTGGAGCCAGAGGCCTGCTTCACTGACA ACTGTGTGAAGCGCTGGCCGTGTCTGACTGTTGACATCACCCAAGGTAAAGGCAAGAAATGGTGGAACCTCCGTAGGGCTTGCTTCACTATTGTGGAGCATGACTGGTTTGAAACCTTTATAATCTTTATGATCCTCCTTAGCAGTGGAGCTCTG GCCTTTGAAGACATATACATAGAAAGACGCCGAACCATCAAAATTATTCTGGAGTTTGCTGACAAAGTTTTCACCTACGTCTTTATCATTGAGATGGTCCTTAAATGGGTCGCATATGGCTTCAAGACCTACTTCACCAACGCTTGGTGTTGGTTAGACTTTTTCATTGTAGAT ATTTCCCTGATTAGTTTAGTTGCCAACTGGATGGGCTACTCTGACCTTGGACCAATCAAATCCCTCAGAACTCTCAGGGCACTAAGGCCTCTGCGAGCACTGTCAAGATTCGAAGGGATGAGG GTGGTGGTGAATGCTCTTGTTGGAGCAATTCCCTCCATCTTCAATGTTCTGCTGGTGTGTCTGATCTTCTGGCTCATCTTCAGCATCATGGGAGTTAACCTGTTTGCTGGGAAGTTCTACCGCTGCATCAACACCACCACAGAGGAGCTTTTCCCCATGACTGAGGTCAACAACAGGAGCGACTGCATGGCCATCAAAGAAGCCACGCAGGAGGCCCGCTGGGTCAACGTCAAAGTCAACTATGACAACGTGGGACAAGGCTACCTGTCCCTACTTCAAGTG GCAACTTTTAAAGGCTGGATGGACATCATGTATGCTGCTGTTGACTCAAGAGAG GTAGAGGAGCAACCTTCTTATGAGATCAACCTCTATATGTACATAtactttgtcatttttatcaTCTTTGGCTCTTTCTTCACACTCAACCTCTTCATTGGTGTCATTATTGACAATTTCAaccaacaaaagaaaaag TTTGGAGATAAAGACATCTTCATGACTGAGGAACAGAAAAAGTACTACGAGGCCATGAAGAAACTTGGTTCCAAGAAGCCACAGAAGCCAATTCCACGTCCAACT AACCTAATCCAGGGAATGGTGTTTGACTTCATCAGTCAGCAGTTCTTTGACATCTTCATCATGGTGCTCATCTGCCTCAATATGGTGACCATGATGGTGGAGACAGACAACCAAAGTGCAGAGAAGGAAGATTTCCTCTTTAAAGTAAACTTGGCTTTCATTATTGTTTTCACCGGAGAGTGTGTGTTGAAGCTCTTTGCCCTGCGACAATACTTCTTCACTAATGGAtggaacatttttgattttgttgtggTCATCTTGTCCATAGCTG GTACAATGCTCTCAGACATAATCGAGAAGTACTTTGTGTCACCAACTCTGTTCAGAGTGATCAGACTGGCCAGAATAGGCAGGATTCTGCGTCTCATTAAAGGAGCTAAGGGCATTCGGACACTTCTCTTCGCCCtaatgatgtcacttcctgcccTATTCAATATTGGtctcctgctcttcctcattATGTTCATCTTCTCCATATTTGGCATGTCAAACTTTGCCTATGTCAAAAAGGAGGCTGGAATCGAtgatatatttaattttgaGACATTTGGTGGTAGCATTATCTGCTTGTTTGAGATTACAACATCAGCTGGCTGGGATGGGCTTTTACTTCCAATGCTGAACAAGGAGTATCCAGACTGTGATCCAGACTTCGAAAACCCAGGCACAGGTGTAAAGGGTAACTGTGGCAACCCGGGCATGAGCATGATCTTCTTTTGCAGCTACATCATCATCTCATTCTTAGTAGTGGTCAACATGTATATCGCCATCATCTTAGAGAACTTCAATGTGGCGCAGGAGGAGAGTGGTGATGCACTCTGTGAGGAAGACTTTGAGATGTTCAATGAGACTTGGGAGAAGTTTGACTTAGATGGAACTCAGTTCATTGAGTATAGCCGTCTCTCAGATTTTTGTGATGCCTTGCAGGAGCCATTGCGGGTTGCCAAGCCCAACCTGCTTCGCCTGATTGAAATGGACCTGCCCCTGGTCATTGGGGACAGGATCCACTGCCTGGATGTCTTGTTGGCCGTCACACAGATGGTCTTGGGAGACTCGGTGGAGATGGTGGCAATGCGGGAGAGCATTGAGGCTAAGTTCATCCTGAACAACCCCACCTCAGACTCCTTTGCACCGATTACCACAACGGTGCGCCACAAAGAAGAGCAGAGGGCTGCTGTAGTCATTCAGAGGGCTTACCGCAACCACCTACTGAAACGCTGCATACGCCACGCCGCTTTTATTCACTGCTGTAAGAGGAAGGGTAGAAAGGACGAAGGTGAAGATCCACCAGAAAAAGAAGGGATGCTCGCACGAAGGATGGGAGTGCTATATGGGAGCAATGTGGACGTTGCAGAGGAGATGGAGCAGGCTGCTTTAGAAACTCTAGCAAGCCATCAGTCTCCTAATTCCGAGATATTATCACATTACACAGGGGCCCAGTGTGGTCCAGAACCCCTTGAGCCAAATATCATGGTTGTACCTGTAGAAATTACTAATGAGGTTTTATTACATTCTGCCCCCAACCAACACTTCTTGACCCTACTACAGGCAAACCTTAGAGAGTCAATTGTataa